CgtttattatgtttttgaaaACCACCAATCACATTGAAATTTGTAAATGGCATAATGAGTTTTTCTTATCAACCTAACATATGAGTTTTTCATCCTTTCACTATTTCATCCTCCTCCCAACAAATTACACAagtgagagaaaacaaaattttttccatCATTCACTTTTCTATCTCCCCAACCAAATAAAGCCTTAAAGAGTTAAAGTAGTACTTGTCACTAATTTAGATATCCAATATGATACCTAAATTTGATTCTCTCTTACTAATTAAATTGTCTACATAAGTTCACCTTCGACACTTTAATTCCATACATGTAACCAAATCCATCCATTATCactttctcaaaacaaaaacaaaaaaaaaaaaaaaaaatccatccatTATcacatttttgttgttgttaataaTGTGATAGTTGGAGGTATAGAGTTTGAACCTGAATACATATCTCAtttgaaaataccaaaaaatctCAAACAGTTAAGTTACATTCTCTTGACttacattaaaattttataattataagtcaacctttttaaaaagaaaaaaaattagaatcctTTTCCGCAACCCAttaatatctattttattttcttctaaaaaaaatctattttatttgtattaataTGCCCTCTTTCTAAAAGTGGTGCCATAGAATGCAGGGAAGAGTAAGACAAAGAAGAGCTAAGGAGATCCCATTAAACCATACAATTATTATTGTCCGATATAATTTCACCTTTTGACACATTAATTCCATACATGTGACCAAACCCGTTACTCATAATAACTACTCCCaccaaaatttatattaaaaaaaaaaaaaaaaaaaaaaggacaaacaTCCATTAtcacattaaaattttataggTGCAGgtacattttttattaaaaaaattataattattttctcCAAGACTCCAACCATTAATATCTATtttatgtttctcaaaaaaaaagaaaaaattaatactcctattttatttgtattaatatgggcttcaaaaaaaaaaattgtattaatatGCCCTCTTTCAAAGTGGTACCATAGGATACACGGACAGAACAGACAAGCCCTGCCACGGACATTGTATTAAATTTAAACCATACAATTATTactaatttagttatttttattgttcaattaaAACTGACTTCTACagtataataaacaaaattaaatgttaaaactggctttaattttgaatgaagTTAATAAGTTGCTGTCCTAACCTAATACCATTCACTACTGACAGACTTTTTATAACATGCcaacaaacattttcaaattatttctatctccaaatttttttcatatgaaCAATTTGATaacattgtttttttgtttggctaTTAATACGATAAGTGATAACAAGTTGTTAGAACCAAACCAATGTTATTTTCTGtcacaaattattatttttatgagtgATGTTATatacacaaactattttataacatttttacaaattactgatgtgactttagcattttccaaacAGTTATTGTAAGTAAATCTGTGATATTAATGATGAATCCatattaaaattagtaaaaatttatcaCATCAGCATtctgtaaaaatattataaaatggtTCCTGTTGGTGACattactctatttttattacaattttcaGTCAAAAATTAATAGTGGGATTCTGTTTGGATAAATCATAAATGAACTGCGTCTAGAGCCACCAGGGCCATCACTTCCTGACAAACTACCTAATAATTACCTATTTTAAAGGGTCAGTTACCTAAATTTGCATGCTTTAAAAGAGTTAAGACCAATGCTAGCCATTGGATTCTCCAAAAGACCATGTCAAACTTTCAGAtcaaacttattttattttatttttttattgcatttatacacacatatatatatatatatatagggtaaGAATTATCACATttatatattcataatatttttataacaaattataggtagtaagttattattagttataatttaaacttattgttaaaattacttttttgtctacTAATAACAATTGATAACAACTTaacatttataatttgttgtaaaaatattatgaaactgttataaatatagaatttctctttatatattGACACTGTCTTTGTCTTTCTCTTTATATATTGacaatgttatttttattttatatacatatacatgaATGTGAGGCAGCTCTTGTTGGtcctttcttttgtttggtaTGTTTCTTATCAATCTATTTTCTTTTCGATTTGATAATTATAACAGGGAAGGGAGGATTTGAACCTTAGATGACATATTAGGAGGTGTCAAACCAATTGAGATACAACACTTTTGACTTCTAATCAATCAATTGTGTTCAAATGTATGTGCTACTTGCTTTCTAGTTTTTGAGAAACTCTAAGAAAAAGAATGCATAtttaatctttaaaatttttaatcctATTTATTTGTAGTGAAAATATTGAATGTATTTCTTTGTGACCATTTCAAAATAAACGTGAATGTTATAATTATCATGCAATATATTATGGTGCTTATCACAATATAGTTGTTTACTTTGTATAATATATGAGgtgtatggttttttttttttttttactcaacaTTCTGTGCATCTTTTCTTTACCactataataatatattattctCTTTTGTGATAtatttgtggaaaaaaaaattatggtataTGAAGTTGCAATATTTTCTAATATCTTTCTATCAATAACAAGTTGCtatatttttcatgaatattaaaatggaaaatgtagtaaaatttttttagtacatttatctatttattatttcatataattttcttgtaatttaatctttttttccGTATAAATTGTTTAGCTTTTTAAGATAATCAAATTTGGGATCTGGATGATTTTCAGCAACCAAATTGTGAACACTTTCATTTATACTGAAATCATTAAATTGTGATATATTGTCTCTATGATGTTGtattgttagaaaaaaaaattatagatatagtGATCTTAATCAAATCTTGTGGATGGGATAGCTAGCTCACCAATGTTATATTGGGGATGAATAGTTTTGCTTAATGCATAGAAGGCTCTAAATGACGTCTTTGATGttaaccttttttctttttcttttttctttttttcttttttttaatgtagatATACgaatagaaattttatagaaattggTCTAAATGGGAAATTTTCTAAAAGtatattttgttgttgtgaGACGTATTCTATAAGTGATAGCTTTACAATTAACCATGatattgtgttttgtcaatATTATACCTTTTCATGactgttttaacttttaagatgTTATTTCGGTGAATCTACGTGTTGATGATTTCCTCTTTATACAttagttttagaaaaataatgtcattaattcttttttgatagttacaacaatgAGAAAGGTGTTctcaaaaacaaacaaaaaatacaatgaGAAGGAGAATTCAAACCCCAGTTTTCTTAATAAAGGAGAGCATGTCGTGCCACTTAATTAGAAGGATGAtattaattgatattaataaagAAGAGAATGTTCTTCATTGATTCAtgttttttagttaaaatacaAAGCCGGCATACACCAACACACAAACATTTCAAATGGGCTCGTAGAATGAGTCATACATCAACTATCTATTACAATTTAATGTAATTGTTGGTAGGATTGTAGGAGTAACGAATTGGCCcatacatatatttttcatataatttggCCCATGTTTAAAAGATTtaacacatgaaaaaaaaattagcaatgtcacaaattttttttccccttttagcACTGgttaaactatttttaaaaaaggaaattatattatactaatttttctttttcattagaTTTCATACGAGGAGCGATTTTACTATGGAagacaaagaagagagagattttaAACGCAGGAAAATTTCAGCCACTCGGGATTTTCCTCCACGTTGTAAAAATGCTAGTTCAAAAGTGAAGATGGATAGTAAAAGTGATGATGCTGAAGAAAGCAGTAATGCTCGCAAAAGGGTGGAAgagattttaaaattatttagagCTGCGTGTTGGAAGCTTATACATGATGAAAAATATACAAGGAGGATCGACATGGAAGCATATAATATTCTCAAGAAAAACATAAACTTTGTCAATCTCTCATGTCATCAGTTTGGTAACATCCCAGGAGTGAATGTTGGTGATAGATTCAAGTACCGAATAGAACTGAAACTAGTAGGTCTTCATCGTCCACCTCGAAATGGCATAGACTACATGAAAGTAAACGAGCAAAGTCTAGCCACAAGCATTGTAGATTCAGGAGGGTATGAAAACCAGGTGGGTTCTAAGGAGTTGATATATATGGGTCAAGGAGGAAATGTGGCTTACAAGAAGAAGCCGTCGGAAGATCAAAAGCTTACACGAGGAAATATTGCGTTGAAGAACAGCATTTATGCCAAGAACCCTGTTCGAGTAATTCGCACATTTAAATCCCATACAGTGAGAGCTAATGTGATgggtgaaaattttatatatgatgGATTGTACATGGTGAGCATTTGTTTTGGGCTGAAAGTGGCTGAAACCAGGCAGCgttttcatgctttttttttttttttttcctgcacgTGAACAGTAATATCACTGTGCAGAGGACAAAAAATACTGTTCATatactgtttatgtactgttcatgagtcccacgatactattcacacatttaaaaattattttgctacagtgttttcagttttcagtttcagcaacaataagttcaatccaaacgaacCCTTTGTGAGCGTTTGTTTTGGGCTGAAACCAGGCTGCgttttcatgctttttttttcttttttttccctgcacgtgaacagtaaaatcactGTGTAGGGTACAAAAAATACTGTTTACATACTGTTTATATACTGTTtatgggtcccacgacactatttacacatttaaaaattattttgctacagtgttttcagttttcagtttcagcaacaataagttcaatccaaacggacccatagtGCGAAAGTATTGGCAAGAACTTGGATCCAATGGTTTTTGAGTTTATAAGTTTCGTTTGGTAAGAATGGATGATCAATCTGGAAATTCTTGGATAAAATTGAAGAAGTTCTGAATTGTTAATGAGATGCTTTGTATTCCATTGTATTTCTGTTTGGTTATACTTCCTATGATGACTTAACCATAAGAAGCTGTTATTTTAAATGTAAACCTCATTGTATAATCATTCTATGATCTAAGACACTCTCATTCATTCTTACGACATTCCTAATTATCCATGAGTCCAGAGATAATGAGAAATGACTATAGAAAACATTGTTCTTTATGCAAAAGTAACTAATACACTAGGCCTCTCCTGTCAAAACATTATTGTTATCTTAGAATGTTTGTGTCAACGATCCTTCTCCGTACATTTTAGAGCAGAAGAAAAATCTTaggcgaaaatgcacttttggtccctatattttgggccaaTTATCGTTTTGATTCTTACATTTTAGTTGTGCCTACCTGAGTCcctggaaacaaaaaataatgtttattttagtCCCTGCTGCCAACCCACTAATAGAAAATTCATACCTGACAAACGAAGTGCACCGTTGATATGTTAGATGCTaacgtggctaataaaataataataaaaaataccacatcagcatttgatttaaaaaaaaaattaatttatcaatttaaaaaaaataataaaaaaacaaaattagaaacatAAAAATGCATAGATTCAGATTTGATCATGAAtacacaaaaacataaacccaGATCACAAGAACTcaagaacacaaaaaatttctgGGCATTCAACATCTTTCCcataaaatttctttcaaaccaaacactaaaaaaattcacatctaaaAAGCCAATGCCTAAGATTTTCATCACAACATTTTCTTTCCAACCATAACTAAGAATTTTCttatgaaacaaacacacacaaaacccaaccaattcgGCTCACAATAACAACAAACCCAACCAACCTCATAAATTTTCCTTGAACAATCATCAACATTTTCTCCAatcaagattttctttcaaaccaaACGCTATATAACTCACATTTAATAAACTGATGCTTAAAATTTTCAGCACAACATTTTTTGGGCAATTTTCTTTCCAcccaaacccataaattttcttatgaaataaacataaacacaaacccaacgAACAACCACCCCACGAAAACCCAGAAAAAACCCTCCACCAATCAAACaatcaaacccaccaccacaccacTTATCAAACAAtcaagagagtgagagaaagtCAAAGATTAAGAGAAAAACAACCCACCACCATCGAGGGGGTCATTGGAGCGGAGATCAGCTTGGATCTGAGCGAAGAGGATGTCCTTTACCATCACCATTGATGGTACTTGCTAGTGTGTCCTACTCTCTTTAGGTTACCTTGTCTCCCTTtgttttctcattctttcaaGTCCAGCAGTGGCAGATTTCTTTTCACCCACACCAACTCTATTTCTAAATGCCAACCAGGAAAAAAAGATGTGATTGTAAATAAGAAGaggatttgtttggttttggttaGGAATTGTAATtggaagagagtgagagagtcTAAACATGTTaccaaagattaagggaagaacatgttttttaattaatttttaaaaaattataaattatatttttagaaattttttcaatttttatttatttatttgatgacgtggaaaattttaaaaatcaaataaatttttgtattagccacatcaacatttaaCATGCTAACGATGCACTCTGTTTGTCAcatctaaattttttgttaataggTTAACGGCAGGGACCTAAATGGACATGATTTTTCGTTTTCAAGGACTCGAGTGGGCGTGACTAAAAGTAAAACATATGGACCAAAACGAGAATAtacccaaaatgtagggaccaaaaatgcatttttgccAAAATCTTATAATTGTAAGGACTGGACTCGATTGTAACTGAATAGTACTatgaacacaaaaatttaagttgttaCTGATTCTTATATGAGCTAACCACTTTTTTTACTTACCGACTTACCGATaacaatttgttattttaaactttatCGTGAAATTGTTGTGACGGTGGCTTTATTCATTGCAATTTATGTTGATAATCCGCATTTATCTTTTGGAAAGGGTTGGTGTTGTATAGAACAACGGTAAGTCTTTGaaagggatggcaattttgcctCACCCCAATTGACCCGCCCCACCCCGCTTCAACCCGTGCGGGTTTTTCCCGCCCCGCAAAGATAGtagggcggggatgggtttacactttttagacccaTCCCGCCTCACCCCACGttaataagggttaaattgtaaattttcataccctaaaaccctactatttaaacaaaaatatcatcagcttattttattctatctaACATGGCtctctacctcttttttctctttagcaaagttggaaataaggtaccaattttatcgttttcttttgtctttattagaaacaaatttatatactattgaatcattgattcCATTCATGCGTCTTTCTCAACTTAGATTTCATCATGAACATAATAgaatgttttctatttttatgagGTACAGGTCtgaatgtttgtgtttgtgtcatTATGTGTGGGCATGTGGCTGTTATGAGGTATAGGTCTAAGGTAGCTCTAGTCCGGGtctatagagagagagagagagagagagagagagagagagagagagagagagagagagagagagagagagagagagagagagagagagatatatatatatatatatatgtatgtatgtatgtatgttagAACTGGTTTGGGTctatagatatatatttgtGTAGTTCTTTCTATCAAAACCATATGAAAACTATGCTCAATGTTAtgcataatatattttaatggtTTAACAATATTCACTCCCAGCAGAATGTTTTTATTATGAGAGATCTTATTTGGGACTTGTTCATAGAATGCTGTTTctgtttgtatttgattgtgTCCTCCTTTAGCCGTCTCATTCTTATAGACTCTAAAGGGTCATCTTTGTTGGTATGACACATTCTACCTTTTCATTAAGGCATTTATTTCAATGCTTTTAGGATTTGAACAAATTGGAACAACAGGTACGggtctataaataaataaataaatatatatatatatatatatatatatgttagaaaaaataaaagctctAGATTAGTTTCAAATAAAAGTAGGGGTCTGAAGCTATATATGAATCACAAATAAAAGttctttcataaaaataaaagctccAAATTAGGTTAAAACTCATTGTTTCAtattattcattaaaattttttttttctatcccattattttatattatcttttttggagaaatagaGTTTGTCCATTACTAAGTTGCTAAATTaacattaggaaaaaaatgacTTCACATGAAAACATTGGTAGCTCCAATCCATCTAGCAGCAATCAATTTCCTTTGATAGTAGATGAAGATAATGCAACCTCGTCATCACCTCTATTGAATATGCCAAAAGATGTCTAGGCAGTCCAACCTAACAATGAGATAATTGAAGAAGAGGGGAAGTACAAATCAATTGTTTGGAACcattttaagagaaagagagttgatGAGAAAGATAAGGCCGAGTGCAGTTATTGTAAGAAATTACTAGTAAGGGGATCCAATTATGGCACTAAACATTTGCATGACCACGTGAAAATATGTCCAAGGAGAAAGTTTCAAGACATTAGGGATATGAATCAAAAAATGTTGGCGAAGGATCAAAATAAAGTGGATTCAATGGCGAGTGTGAATACTTATCATTTTGATCAATATGTATCAAGAAATGAACTTGCTTTTATGATCATCTTGCATGAGTATCCCCTTTCTATAGTTGACCACATTGGTTTTAGAAAATATTCAACTTCTCTTCAACCATTGTTTAGGACGGTTTCTATGAACACAATCAAGAAGGACATTTTGAGCATCTATgagaaagaaagggagaaatCAAAGCATGAAATTGATAAGAATCAGGGTAGAATTTCTATTACCACTGATATGTGGACTTCACAAAACAAAAGGCGAGGCTTTATGGTTGTAACAGCACACTTCATTGATGGTTTGTGGAGATTTCAAAACTGAGTTATGAGGTACTTTTTTtgaagtatatatttatttttatgttttaattaaattcttttcaaatgttttatgaaCTTATATCATTGTTAgttctaattatttaaaattttcatttaaggTTTATTTATATGCCATTTCcactgttagagatatattagataTATTAGCGCGTTGCTAATATATTTTACATCCACATACAAAAGAAGTGCTTTCTAGTGTCCTTCTAAATACTTTGTTGGAGTGGAATATTGATAGGAAGTTATCTATTGTGACTATGGACAATAGCAATACCAATGATGCAGTTATAAAAATTATCTTAGATAAGCTTCAATGTGGTGCAGTTATTATGCGCGGATTAATGTTGCATATGCGTTGTGCACTGTGCAGCACATGTTCTTAATTTGATTGTTCAGGATGGTTTGGATGTAATTGGATCATGCATTGAAaaggtttgagaaagtttgggATTTTAAACTGCATCAACAAAGAGAAGGCAGAAGTTTGAAAAAACAGTCTGACAAACACATGTTGAATGCACCAAAGAACTAGCCCTTGATTGTAAGACTCATTGGAACTCTAACTATCTCATGCTTTCTATTGCTATAAAGTATCAAAATGTCTTTTATCGATTGAACATATGTGAGTCATCTTATAAGTGCATTCCAACGGAGGAAGAATGGGAGATGACAAGTAGTATATATGAGAGACTGGTAGTGTTTCACAAGGTTAGAGAGCTATTCTCAAGTACCTCGTACCCTACAACTAATCTTTTCTTTCCTCAGGTGTGTGAAATAAAAATAGCTTTGAATTCTTGGTTTTACAAGCGCAAGTGAGGTGATTAGGAGTATGgcattgaaaattttggaaaaatttgatTGTTATCGGAATGTGATTCATGGTGTTATGGCCGTGGCAACCATATTAGACCCAAGATATAAGATTGAATTGTTAGAATATTATTTTCCAATAATTTATGGTGATGAAGCTAATAATGAAATTCAAAGGGTTAGAGATATTTGTTATGAAATGATTCGTGGCTATAGTTCTGGGAGAATGGGTAGGGAAAGTACTTGTGGCCCTTGTGTGGGAGAGGATCCGCAAGTTAATGACTCCCTTATGGACTTTGAAAGATATCttagtcaaaaagaaaaagaaaaagaaaggagtggGAATATTAAATTGGAGTTGGACCATTACCTTGAGGATGATTTAATGCCAAGAGCTGTGGATTTTGACATTTTAGCATGGTGGAAATCTAATGGGCCTAAGTATCCTACTTTGAAACATATTGCAAGGGATGTCCTTGCCATTCCAAAGTCAATTGTTACCTCAGAGTCATCATTTAGCACAAGTGGTCAATTGTTAAGTCCACATTGCAGTAAACTTAATCAAAAGACTATGGAGGCATTAATGTGTGCTCAAAATTGGTTATGGGCTAAAATTAATGGTAATTAAATTTACTAGTTTAATTATGCAATGATTTATGTTGCTGcattctttattatatttttcaattgtttgattgaatttattttacctttttttaggCTTTTCATCTACCGTAGATGGAATTGAAGATACATTCTAAAACATCTTTGATGAttatgatgatgaagaagaaagtgGTGTCACAATGATGGAAGAAAGTGGAGATTCTTTTTGAAGAACTAggcaatttttcttttgttatgtattaagagtttggattattttattgtgtcatactatgagatttttgttgtgatattgttttattaaacacttaaataatattatcctgtttttgctaaaaattagtttgatttgatgagataaatttatttataatttcaaatatatttttattattgaaacatataatattatttgaaaaaattgtaatagttgtaggacaaattaacaagaaatagagTTTTACAGGATAAGACAGGACATCGCATGGCCCTAAGGGAcagggatggggcaagataTTTTCCCCTTCATGCAGGGCAGGGTGGAAATGGGATAAGAAAAAACCATGCAGGGTGAGGTAAAGACCACATCCTTCAGCCCCACCCTGCCCCATTGCCATCTCTTAAGACTCCCAAGAAGTTCACAATAAACGACACCGCTTCGAGAAAGTTATTAAAAACTGAAACCCGCGAAAGCGAAAGCCCAAAGCCCAACCGTCAATCAAAATTTATCAAccagaatagaaaaaaaaggcGGGAAgcaaaacccaataaaattaaaaatccccAAAACGCAAAATAATAACCGTTTTACATTTCcgctcaatttttaaaaataaataaatatatattatatatatatatatataaaagaaaaacaaaacaaaacggTCAAACCCTCGTATGGTTCCGATTTCGGAGTTCTGACTCCAAACCCTAAAAATGGACGACCCATTTGCCTCAATTACGGAGCTCTGCCACATTTCGGCCTCGCAAGAGGAGCGCTTACGCCACTGCGGGTTTGCCACAGGACGAGACGGATGCTCCGACCACGACGCTAACGAAGACTCCGACGACCCGACCCAGCCCATGGAAATGGAAGTGGAGTCCACGGGGATCGTCATGGTGTCTCTGCCAGAGACTTTCGACGAGGAGGAGGAGCAGAAGAAAGACGATAGTACCCCTCAGGACCTGTTCCAGACCCCAACCGAGGGTTCTCTACTCGCCAGCTCGGAAGAACAGCAGCCACCGGTGGCCGCCGATGATCCGGCGGTCGACGGACCACGCGCTCCCGAGCCCAATTGTACGGACGGCGATGAGGCTGTTGATTTGGGGAAGGACTCTGATCTAGGGTTTCCGGAGCCATCGAAGAAATTAGGGCTTTCGAAAAATTCGGATTCTGAGGCTCAATTGACTCATCAAGATACTGAAATTATTGAAGAAATGGCAGTGGAAGAGAACAAAGACGAAGAAGAAGCCCAACTTTCCATGGAAGGCTCGTCAAAGAGAAAGCTGGAGTTTCCTTATGGTGATACCGTAATTGTTGATTCTGAATCGGAAGAAGACGATTGGGAAGAAGGTGAAGAGAAGAATCAGGAGAAGTTCCGCGAAAAGGCGAATGGTAGCGAGAGGTACCGCGTGCTGCCGGCGTCAATGGCGCAGGAGGAGAGCAGAGCAGAGGGAGTGAAGAATAATCGTGGCGTAATTGGGAAGGAGGTTACAATATTGGATGTGTTGAAAATGTTAAAACAGAGgtatgatgatgaagaaaagaatgatGATCTT
The sequence above is drawn from the Quercus lobata isolate SW786 chromosome 12, ValleyOak3.0 Primary Assembly, whole genome shotgun sequence genome and encodes:
- the LOC115970708 gene encoding uncharacterized protein LOC115970708: MDDPFASITELCHISASQEERLRHCGFATGRDGCSDHDANEDSDDPTQPMEMEVESTGIVMVSLPETFDEEEEQKKDDSTPQDLFQTPTEGSLLASSEEQQPPVAADDPAVDGPRAPEPNCTDGDEAVDLGKDSDLGFPEPSKKLGLSKNSDSEAQLTHQDTEIIEEMAVEENKDEEEAQLSMEGSSKRKLEFPYGDTVIVDSESEEDDWEEGEEKNQEKFREKANGSERYRVLPASMAQEESRAEGVKNNRGVIGKEVTILDVLKMLKQRYDDEEKNDDLKSVSVSEICMRRGVTFPRPCWWPEKGFEAFDDEDD